The Acidobacteriota bacterium DNA segment CGTCGTAGATGCGTTCAGGCTGGTGTCCGAGCACGTCGAGCGTACGCGCGGCTTCTTCCGCGATGGGCAGATCCGCCGTGCCGGCCGACATCAGCACGACGCCGGGAACCAGAGGATTCCGGCGCGGCGCGTCGATCCACAGCGTGCGTGCCAGCTCGTCGTACTTGACGGCACGGCAACGCCGCCTGGCAGCCCGAAACTGCGCCGGTGTCGCGCGGGTCCCGAGCACAGCCTGTCCCGTGCTGGCGAGCCGGATGAAGATTTCGGCAACCTGGGCCGGCGTCTTGTTTTGGCAGAAGACCACTTCGGGGAATCCCTTGCGCAACGTCCGGTGATGGTCCAGGCTCGCGAACCCAAGCTCCTCGACGGGCAGGGCGCGCAGGTCGCCGACGGCTTCGTCGATCGAAATGGTCCCCTTGCTGAC contains these protein-coding regions:
- the larB gene encoding nickel pincer cofactor biosynthesis protein LarB; this translates as MKRNITPCSERDIRFLLERVSKGTISIDEAVGDLRALPVEELGFASLDHHRTLRKGFPEVVFCQNKTPAQVAEIFIRLASTGQAVLGTRATPAQFRAARRRCRAVKYDELARTLWIDAPRRNPLVPGVVLMSAGTADLPIAEEAARTLDVLGHQPERIYDVGVAGLHRLVRHTRTIQRANVVIVVAGMEGALASVVGGLTSAPVVAVPTSVGYGTSVGGFTALFAMLNSCSPGVAVVNIDNGFGAGYLAASINRRIVGGTTEHVARRATV